The genomic interval TATGAAGGGAATCATTCAGTATGTCCCGGTCGGAGTTTTCGCGATTGTAGCAGAGATTGTCGGAAAGCAAGGAGGCAATACACTGCTTTCGCTTGGCAATGTGATTGCAGTTCTGTATATAGCATTACTTGTCCAGCTTCTCATCTATGTAATTTTTATGTCACTGTCAAAAATTAATATCAAAGACTTTTTCAAACAGGGACGCACACCGATGATCACCGCGTTTGTCACGCAAAGTAGCTCTGGCTCACTACCGCTGACACTGAATGCCGCTAAGAATCTTAACCTGGCAAAAAGTCTTTACGGGTTCAGTCTCCCGCTTGGTGCAACGATTAACATGGATGGAGCAGCCATCCGGATTGCCGTATCCGCCGTTTTTGCTGCCAACGTGGTCGGGGATCCGCTCAGCTTCACGGAAATGCTGCAAGTCGTGCTCGTCGGTACCTTGGCATCGGTTGGTACTGCTGGTGTACCTGGTGCAGGCATCATCATGATTGCTACCGTGTTTGCTCAACTTGGTTTGCCAATGGAAGCTGTTGGATTGCTCACCGCCATTGACGTTCTCGTCGGCATGGGATGTACAGCTCTGAACGTGACCGGCGATCTAGTCGGAACAAGCATTATTAATAAAACGGAACAAGACAGAGATGACAATTCTACAAATCTGAGCAAAGGTTAAATTCTCATACATCTCCCGTATTTTTCGGGGAGGTGTATGTTTTAAATGATGGACCAAGGTTGGACGGTCAAAAGATCTCGGAGAACAACGCTACTGGACATTTCCACCTGCAAAACGACTGAAAATACCCTCGAGAATACCTTCCACCGGGGGATCATCGCTAACCTGATTAATCGTCAATGAACACTGTCAGCACTTTAGCCCCATCATTGTCGACCGGGATGAACAGATGCGGTTTCACACCTTTAAAATAGCTTGTATCACCCTTTTCCATATAATGCTTTTCTCCGTCATAAAAAAGCTCAATCGCCCCTTCAACAATGTAAATAAACTCATCTTGGGAGTGCGTATACGGCTCGTGACGCTTATTATAATCTTTCGGGGTGACATGGACGATGGTCGGTTCAATCCGTGAAAAATGGGACCGATTGGCGAGCAGTTCAAACGAATAACCCATATTCTCATCATCTACGTTCATTTGCCTGTCCCCTTTAGGAAGCACCACCAAATCTGTCTCCGGATGCCCGTCTAGCACCCACGTTAACGGTACATCAAGGGCCTCAGAAACTTTAGAAAGTGTTGCAACAGCAGATGTAGTCTGGCCATTTTCAATTTTTGAGAGCAGGCTTTTGGAAATACCGCACCGATCTGCTACTTGCTGCTGTGTATGTTTACTTTTAATACGTGCTTGCTTCAGCTTCTGGCCTATCGTTTCAAGATTAATAGCTACTCTCTCCTTTCACCTGAATCAATCAAATTCCTTCCTACATAGAATAGAGCAAATTGCGCACGCTGGCAACCGGTAGATGTTTTTTAGCTGTACAAATGGGACGGCGATATAAGGTGGTAAGTAATTTAGCCGGATCCGTCGATGTCTCGGACTATTCCGGTGATGTCCCCGCACAATCCGTTGATATCTCGACCTATTCCGTTGATATCCCCGCATAATCCGTCGATACCTTCGACTATTCCGCTGATGTCCCCATACGATCCGTTGATGTCTCGACCTATTCCGCTGATATCCCCGCATAATCCGTCGATACCTTCGACTATTCCGCTGATGTCCTCATACGATCCGTCGATATCCCCGGTGGCCACATCCTGATACATGGCAAACCCTCACCTGCTTACATGCAGGTGAGGGTATTTCCGTCCATATTATAGTAACTCCTATTTCATTTCGCGTCTGCGTCCGATATCGGCGCTAAATCTCCTACCTATCAGCTTTGGCTTGCTGCTGATGCTAATGTCTTACTGGGCAGCGTTTTGCCTAGCTTATTCTGAATAAAAAGTGCCGCTTCCTGGAGTTTTCGTTCACTGATACCTGTATTGATTCCTAGTCCGTGCAACAAATACAAGACATCATTCGTCGCGACATTTCCCGCGGCTCCCGGTGCATACGGGCAGCCACCCAAGCCGCCAATGGAGCTGTCAAACCGGGTAATGCCATATTCCATCGATGTCATGATATTGGCGATGGCCATTCCGCGCGTGTCGTGGAAGTGCATAATGATGCTTTCCTGCGGGTAGCGGCTGAGGACGACATCCAACAGCTGCTCCACTTGCGAGGGTACGGCCGTGCCAATTGTATCACCAAGTGAAACATCATCCACACCGAATGCAAACAGCTTATCACAGACGCGAACGACCTGTTCCGGGGTAATCCGTCCTTCATACGGGCAGTCAAACACTGTCGACACATACCCCGTCACATGTTTTCCCGCTTTTTTTGCTTCCTCTATCACTTCCTGCAATACGGGAAAAGATTCGTCAATAGATTTGTTGATGTTTTTCCGGTTATGCGTTTCACTTGCTGACATGAACACCGATGCTCCGTCAATTCCCGTCTCCAACGCAAGCTCAAGCCCTTTCATGTTAGGAACTAGCGCCGAGTAACTGACATTTGGATGTCGTTTTATTCTTTTGCCGACATCATGAGCGTCCGACAAAGCCGGAACCCATTTCGGATGAACAAATGAGGAGTACTCAATCTCCTTCACACCCGACTCTGACAGCATATTAATCCAGTGGACTTTATCCGCCGTGGCCACCCTTGCTTTTTCATTTTGCAAACCATCGCGCGGACCAACTTCCTTTATCTGTACATTTTCCGGCCAACGTCCCATGCATCCCCCTCCTTTTCATTATTGAAAAACCTGCCTCGTGATGAATCCGTTTGCAAAGTTGCTTATAACACCAAATTTGCTGACAATAGTTCAACATATTCCCATTATATTCATATAAGTTTCTTTTGATTCAACATTGTTGAACCTAGTGTAATAAAAAATACCCGTTATGTCAAATTTATGAAATATAAAAATATTATGTACATAGTCGTCCCAGAGGTTATTTCCAAATGAAATATTCGTTTCTTATCTTTAAATAAAAACCCGAACGATGATTCAAAACCGTTAGATTTCGAATCAGTTCGGGTTTTCAGCATATAATTGACTTTTAAATGAAAAAAGGTGTTTCCTTTCAGCTATTATTTCGTATCTTCCATTAACGTATTACCGGAAAAGATCCATGAGCCGAGCCCAAAAACCTTTCTCTTCTTTTTCATCTGTTCGCTCGGTTAAATCAGGTTCTGCCATTTCAATCCGCTTGGTCTGCAGGACGAATTGCACCACGTCAATCTTTTCATTTTTATCTGAAACAAACGATTGCGGTTCAAAATCTGATGCGTCGTATTCATCCATCATTTCATCGACCTCTGACTGCACTTCACCAGGCAAATCGCTCGTTTCTTGCTGCAGTTCTTCTGCTCCACTTTTCAGTTCACTAGCACCGCTATCAAGGTCGGAGGTGCCTCCCGTTATTTCTTGAATACCGGCATTAATGTCCTGGTAGGAAGTTGCCAAATTGCCGACGCCATCGGTATAGTCTACCAGGCCGCTATGAAATGCCTTATATTCAGTAGCTAAAGCGGACAATCCTTTTTCCAGCTCTTTCAAGGCACCCATTTGATTCATGTTTTTCATGGATTTTTCTATACCAGTAGCCATATTTTCGGCATTGTTGGCCATCGTCCGTAAATTGCCGGAGACCTTATCCAGTGTACCGGAGACAGCACCAAATACTCTCTGAACAGCCTGATACGTCCCTTTGGCTTGTTGGGCGGACCGGTACGTATCCAGCAATTGTTTGATGACCCTTGGATCAGCATTACTGTTTTGTAGTGCTTGGATTTGTTGTTTACTAATTCCGTAGTTCGGTATCCCGCTCATAGCACTATCCAACTGACTGTACGCCTTCCTGTAATTTCGCTCCAAGGTATCCAGCCCTTCAGCCGACTGACGCAAACCGCCCGCCATATCACGAAGCCCTTTAGGCACCTTGTTAAACTCACGCATATCTGGGGCGCCAGCGTTCCCTTGCAAAGACTTGTCCATCTTTTGCAAAGCGTCACGAATGTCAGCAGAACCACGCTTCAGCTCACCGGACGATTGATCGAGTTCGTTTATACCACTTAAATAATCACTGGACCCGCTACTCAAATCGGCTGCACCGTCATTAAGATCAGAAATACCACGGTTCAAGTCACCGACACCCTTATTGATATCACGGATTGCGTTAGATAGCGACTGCATTTTGCTTTTCATATTACCTAAATTCGGATCCTCTATTGGCATAGACGCAGGTGTTGCCGATATGCTGATTGGATCCATTTCAAAATCGGTGACATCAGCGGATATAATAAACGTTTCCTCTTTTTCCGGCATCACGGTGAACGTTACTTGGGTATCTTTACCCGAACTAACTTTCATTCCATCAGGCGCCTGAATATTAGTGAATGTCTCCGGACCCATTGTCGCTGAAATTTGTAGCATGTAGTTCTTGAAAAATACGGGATCGACATTTCCATTGGCGGATGTGGCAATCTGCAGTTCGAGTGTACCGTTCTTGCCCGCCAGCTCATCCGGCCCCAATTCTTTTCCATCAAGTATATAGGTGATATGGATATCCCATGGGAGTGGCTGATTGGCCATATCTCCCTGATAATAAAACTCACCCTTTTCCGCTTGAAAACGGATTTTATTGTCGCTAGTCTGTTTCACGTCTTTTAAATTACTCAGGTTCCGGACATCAGTATACTTCCCGTAGTCCACAAGTTGACCGGGTTCGGTGACATGAAACGTGTTGATGACATACATATCTTCCAGCGAACCACTCGCATCCAGATTTCCGTAAATTGCCTCATCCTTCGTGGAATATTCGCCGGCTTTCGTCCCTGTATCATCCGTCTTTTGTCCATCATTCGTATCGTCTGCAGCAAAAGATGGTACGGGAAGTGAGCCAACCACGAGCATGGCACTCATTAATACAGTCAGTAATTTTTTTAGCCGCATAGCCTTACTCACCTCTATAAAAATTTGGTTTAAAGGTTGTTTTTTTGATAACCCGGTCAAATACAAGTAATAAAGCCGGTAGGAAAAGCACAACCAAGAGAAATGCCAGTAACGCACCGCGCCCAAGCAACAGGCCAATGGATGAAACGATTGGATCGGATGATGTTGCCCATAAAATAAATCCAACACTAGATAGGATTGATACAGACACACCAATTGAGAAAATCTTTTCATCAATTGTTTTCTTAACCGCAGCCATTGCGCGCATTTCTTTCCGGTTTTCGGTATAAGCTTCCGTCAATAAAATGGCATAATCGACCGTTGCGGCAAGCTGGACCGTGCTAACGATTAAATATCCTATATAGATAAGAGATGAATCGGTGAAATACGGCACCGCCAAATTAATCCATACAGCCGATTGAATCGTCAGCAGCAGTACAACCGGAATAGAAATTGATCGGAACGTGATTAAAAGGACAAGGGCAATCGTCATAACCGTCAGTACGTTCACCACTGTATTATCTCGCTCAACGACGTGTTTCATGTCATACAGTGTGACACTTTCCCCGAGGGCATAGTAATCATCGCCATAATAGTCTTCCGCTGTACCCTTCACATTCTCCACAAGGGAAAAGGCGTCTTCTCCCTCTGTATCAGTTGTCGTATTTAAAACAATTCGGCTGTAGTTCTCCGAGAAGAACTGACTTCTAGTCGATTCGTCGAGGTATTCAGGGGGTATGGCCGTTCCAACATTGCTAACATAGGAAACCGTACTTTTTACGTTATCAAGGTCATCAAGTTCCTGAACAAGCTCATCTTCCCGTGCCAGATCACCTTTTGGCACTAGCATAACGATTGGTGTAAATTTACCGAAATCATCTTTAATGTCGGCAGCATCGTGGCCAGCCCGAGTTGAATCCGGATGTCCCCCGGTCCCGTAAAGAAAGTTCGTCTCGCTCTGTGCCAAAAACGCCGGGACAATCAAGAGCAGTACGATGATAATGGTCGGAATGCGTAATTTAAGAAGACCCTTCCCAACACGCGGTGTCGTCGGTAAAAATGGTTTGTGTGCTGTTTTATCAATCCATTTATAAAACATTAGCGTCAGTGCCGGCAAGAAAACAATGACACTGATAAAACTGAGCAAAATGCCTTTAACCAGGTTCAGTCCCAAGTCTGCGCCAATTTCAAAGTCCATAAAGGTGAGCGCGGTGAAGCCGAAGAACGTGGTTGAAGCACTGGCAGCGATTGCTGGAAATGACCGCTTCATCGCAAGCTGCATGGCTTCTTTCGGGTCCGATGTCTCTTTCCGATAATCGGCAAAACTATGCAGCAGGAATATCGCGTAATCAAGCGATACAGCAAGCTGTAAAATCGGTGCCACTGCTTGTGTTACAAAGGAAATTTCGCCGATAAAGATGTTCGTCCCCAAGTTAATCAGGACAGAAACCCCAAT from Lentibacillus cibarius carries:
- a CDS encoding YhgE/Pip domain-containing protein, with product MRLKKLLTVLMSAMLVVGSLPVPSFAADDTNDGQKTDDTGTKAGEYSTKDEAIYGNLDASGSLEDMYVINTFHVTEPGQLVDYGKYTDVRNLSNLKDVKQTSDNKIRFQAEKGEFYYQGDMANQPLPWDIHITYILDGKELGPDELAGKNGTLELQIATSANGNVDPVFFKNYMLQISATMGPETFTNIQAPDGMKVSSGKDTQVTFTVMPEKEETFIISADVTDFEMDPISISATPASMPIEDPNLGNMKSKMQSLSNAIRDINKGVGDLNRGISDLNDGAADLSSGSSDYLSGINELDQSSGELKRGSADIRDALQKMDKSLQGNAGAPDMREFNKVPKGLRDMAGGLRQSAEGLDTLERNYRKAYSQLDSAMSGIPNYGISKQQIQALQNSNADPRVIKQLLDTYRSAQQAKGTYQAVQRVFGAVSGTLDKVSGNLRTMANNAENMATGIEKSMKNMNQMGALKELEKGLSALATEYKAFHSGLVDYTDGVGNLATSYQDINAGIQEITGGTSDLDSGASELKSGAEELQQETSDLPGEVQSEVDEMMDEYDASDFEPQSFVSDKNEKIDVVQFVLQTKRIEMAEPDLTERTDEKEEKGFWARLMDLFR
- a CDS encoding cupin domain-containing protein, which encodes MNVDDENMGYSFELLANRSHFSRIEPTIVHVTPKDYNKRHEPYTHSQDEFIYIVEGAIELFYDGEKHYMEKGDTSYFKGVKPHLFIPVDNDGAKVLTVFIDD
- a CDS encoding dicarboxylate/amino acid:cation symporter translates to MKAMWRGYLQASLILKITVALGLGVLIGLILGEDAAVLAPFGDLLLRLLRFLIVPLVLFTLIVGVNQANLGNLGRMGGKVFIYYLVTSAFAITVGIAVASMFNPGTGMTLDGSESFDVPENPGLTSVLLNIVPNNIITAFSELNLLGIIFTALVFGIAISILRSSENTHEIGETVYNVINGLNEATMTIMKGIIQYVPVGVFAIVAEIVGKQGGNTLLSLGNVIAVLYIALLVQLLIYVIFMSLSKINIKDFFKQGRTPMITAFVTQSSSGSLPLTLNAAKNLNLAKSLYGFSLPLGATINMDGAAIRIAVSAVFAANVVGDPLSFTEMLQVVLVGTLASVGTAGVPGAGIIMIATVFAQLGLPMEAVGLLTAIDVLVGMGCTALNVTGDLVGTSIINKTEQDRDDNSTNLSKG
- a CDS encoding hydroxymethylglutaryl-CoA lyase, which translates into the protein MGRWPENVQIKEVGPRDGLQNEKARVATADKVHWINMLSESGVKEIEYSSFVHPKWVPALSDAHDVGKRIKRHPNVSYSALVPNMKGLELALETGIDGASVFMSASETHNRKNINKSIDESFPVLQEVIEEAKKAGKHVTGYVSTVFDCPYEGRITPEQVVRVCDKLFAFGVDDVSLGDTIGTAVPSQVEQLLDVVLSRYPQESIIMHFHDTRGMAIANIMTSMEYGITRFDSSIGGLGGCPYAPGAAGNVATNDVLYLLHGLGINTGISERKLQEAALFIQNKLGKTLPSKTLASAASQS
- a CDS encoding efflux RND transporter permease subunit, translating into MMLAIVSALVQSMVSVNHDMVDYLPDDAPSTVAMDVMEDEFDGTVANTRVMMKDVSIQEALTYKKDLKAIDGVSNVTWLDDAIDIKTPIETADEDTVESYYKDGNALFSFEIEDGKEVQTTDAIYDLIGEDGAMSGDALDTAISQEQTGKESMFAAAILVPVVILILFLSTTSWAEPIFFLTAIGVSVLINLGTNIFIGEISFVTQAVAPILQLAVSLDYAIFLLHSFADYRKETSDPKEAMQLAMKRSFPAIAASASTTFFGFTALTFMDFEIGADLGLNLVKGILLSFISVIVFLPALTLMFYKWIDKTAHKPFLPTTPRVGKGLLKLRIPTIIIVLLLIVPAFLAQSETNFLYGTGGHPDSTRAGHDAADIKDDFGKFTPIVMLVPKGDLAREDELVQELDDLDNVKSTVSYVSNVGTAIPPEYLDESTRSQFFSENYSRIVLNTTTDTEGEDAFSLVENVKGTAEDYYGDDYYALGESVTLYDMKHVVERDNTVVNVLTVMTIALVLLITFRSISIPVVLLLTIQSAVWINLAVPYFTDSSLIYIGYLIVSTVQLAATVDYAILLTEAYTENRKEMRAMAAVKKTIDEKIFSIGVSVSILSSVGFILWATSSDPIVSSIGLLLGRGALLAFLLVVLFLPALLLVFDRVIKKTTFKPNFYRGE